AAATTTAGAGTAATTAAATCGGCAAAAGCAAGTGCAAAAAATAACATGGCAAGTGATGATGCATTACTATCATGTTACAAAGAAAATAACTTGCCAATACTAAGGGTTTATTATTGGGATAAATCCTTTACTATTGGTATTTCTCAAGACTTTGAGATGTATAGCTTTAAAGATGAATATAACGAAAACTATGCCAAAAGAATTACAGGTGGTGGAGTATTATTTCATGGACATGATGTTTCATACTCATTAGTTATACCTGTTAATCTTTTAGAGGGTTTAAATATAAAAGAATCTTATGAGTTCATTTGTACGTTTATTATAAATTTTTACAAAAAATTAAACTTAGATGCAAGATACGCTAAAGATATTGAAGAGATTGATTTATCAAAAAGTGAATTTTGTCAAGTAGGTTTTGAAGCATATGACATTATTGTAAACGGAAAAAAAGTTGGC
The nucleotide sequence above comes from Arcobacter sp. F155. Encoded proteins:
- a CDS encoding biotin/lipoate A/B protein ligase family protein gives rise to the protein MKDKKSKFRVIKSAKASAKNNMASDDALLSCYKENNLPILRVYYWDKSFTIGISQDFEMYSFKDEYNENYAKRITGGGVLFHGHDVSYSLVIPVNLLEGLNIKESYEFICTFIINFYKKLNLDARYAKDIEEIDLSKSEFCQVGFEAYDIIVNGKKVGGNAQRRTKKAIFQHGSIPLKSLNDKYDEKIGTTLEDFDINLEFDKACVLLIEAFNETFNVELEHSELTEEEIAKKNQLLKDKYDYSRK